The following are encoded together in the Bacillus sp. V2I10 genome:
- a CDS encoding ABC transporter permease, which translates to MINLVYNEMIKIIRKKRLFIIAGILAVLVGLFTYAQMKEAKTLEEELGTTDWRSQLQQEIINAQNRLSSSGISAEWKQYLQIRMEQQQYYLDNDINPSAPGAPTFMRMFAENSIDLLLPLMIMVIAADLVSSEATGGTIKLLLTRPVKRWKILLSKYITLILSVSFIVLSLGLLSYLISGIVFGYGGWNMPILTGFTVQGEDLNTDQVRLVEQWQYILMELGLVWFVALVVGTLTFTLSVLMKSTASVMGVMLAALIAGAILANMVSSWESAKYFFMVNLRLTDYVAGMAPPINGMTLGFSMSVLSIWAAAGLIVSFIVFSRRDIY; encoded by the coding sequence TTGATTAACCTCGTCTATAATGAAATGATCAAAATTATCCGGAAGAAGCGGCTTTTTATCATTGCCGGAATATTAGCCGTACTAGTAGGACTTTTCACATATGCACAAATGAAAGAAGCTAAAACCCTTGAAGAAGAATTGGGAACAACCGACTGGCGTTCTCAATTGCAGCAGGAAATTATCAATGCGCAGAATAGGTTAAGCTCAAGCGGCATCTCAGCTGAATGGAAGCAATATCTGCAAATCCGGATGGAACAGCAGCAGTATTACCTGGATAACGACATTAATCCAAGTGCTCCCGGAGCACCAACCTTTATGAGAATGTTTGCGGAGAATTCCATTGACCTCCTGCTGCCGCTGATGATCATGGTCATCGCAGCCGATCTCGTCTCCTCTGAGGCAACAGGGGGAACAATCAAGCTGCTGTTAACAAGGCCGGTAAAAAGGTGGAAGATTTTATTAAGCAAGTACATCACATTAATTTTGTCTGTTTCTTTTATCGTCTTATCACTTGGATTACTGTCCTATCTCATATCAGGAATCGTCTTTGGATATGGCGGCTGGAATATGCCGATTCTAACTGGGTTTACAGTCCAGGGTGAGGACTTGAACACCGATCAGGTCCGGTTGGTTGAACAGTGGCAGTACATTCTGATGGAGCTCGGACTAGTGTGGTTCGTGGCGCTTGTCGTCGGAACCCTGACCTTTACTCTCTCCGTGCTTATGAAAAGCACCGCCTCTGTTATGGGAGTGATGCTCGCCGCATTAATTGCAGGAGCCATTCTTGCAAATATGGTTTCTTCATGGGAATCAGCCAAGTACTTTTTCATGGTCAACCTAAGACTGACCGATTATGTAGCCGGTATGGCGCCTCCTATCAACGGGATGACACTGGGATTTTCCATGAGTGTCCTCAGCATCTGGGCAGCAGCCGGGCTGATTGTTTCGTTTATAGTATTTTCACGCAGGGATATTTATTGA